A genomic window from Gambusia affinis linkage group LG16, SWU_Gaff_1.0, whole genome shotgun sequence includes:
- the lg16h14orf180 gene encoding nutritionally-regulated adipose and cardiac enriched protein homolog isoform X1 translates to MLNGGREGLFELGQQLQQQGEYQAALHCFLSCLLGLTHVQSFTSLPNCLHQIAELFITEKNYGKALQFIQAEKMFYEVALIELTALQGSPGPQEEATLGSGGWTNPEELSEQASQAQHLERLAQLCIMSKQPHLALEYSGKATKIHQRTFGNDHPITARSLELMATVYAEIGKTEYSDSLGQCVSALSKRFAAAESLRDTVNCLPHSHREKVCEVRHRKDAHLQQEDTPNPKATSGKVPTSILKRPSPYGSDAEINHRRKGERRVRFREPETTVHDIYCDTLGAYETTPARPHLALFTCLFLLMSFLGVAMYCTDRRRPQRACEELEAALAVYLVHMKQLLWGCWIWLTMQ, encoded by the exons ATGCTGAACGGAGGGAGGGAGGGCCTGTTTGAGCTGGgacagcagctccagcagcagggGGAGTACCAGGCCGCCCTCCACTGCTTCCTCAGCTGTCTTTTGGGACTGACCCATGTACAGAGCTTCACCTCTCTGCCCAACTGCCTGCACCAG ATTGCTGAACTGTTCATCACTGAAAAGAACT ATGGGAAGGCCCTCCAGTTCATCCAGGCTGAAAAGATGTTCTACGAAGTGGCATTGATCGAGCTCACCGCTCTTCAGGGGAGCCCAg GGCCTCAGGAGGAGGCCACCCTGGGCTCTGGAGGATGGACAAACCCAGAGGAGCTTTCAGAGCAGGCCTCTCAAGCGCAACACCTCGAACGGCTGGCTCAGCTCTGCATCATGAGCAAACA ACCACATCTTGCCCTAGAATACAGTGGTAAG GCTACAAAGATTCATCAGAGGACCTTTGGTAACGACCATCCAATAACAGCCAGAAGCCTGGAGCTTATGGCAACCGTCTATGCTGAGATCGGCAAGACTGAATATTCAG ATTCTCTGGGCCAGTGCGTGTCGGCGCTGTCCAAACGCTTCGCTGCTGCAGAGTCCCTCAGAGACACCGTCAACTGTCTTCCTCATTCCCACCGTGAGAAAGTTTGCGAGGTGCGTCACAGAAAAGATGCCCACCTCCAACAGGAAGACACGCCAAATCCTAAG GCAACCAGTGGCAAAGTCCCTACCTCCATTCTAAAGAGGCCAAGTCCCTATGGGTCAGACGCAGAAATTAACCACAGACGGAAGGGCGAGCGCAGGGTTCGATTCAGGGAGCCAGAAACCACTGTACATG ATATTTACTGTGACACTTTAGGTG CCTATGAGACAACGCCGGCCCGGCCCCATCTTGCCCTGTTCACCTGCCTCTTCCTGCTCATGTCATTCCTCGGCGTTGCGATGTACTGCACCGACCGCAGGCGGCCGCAGAGAGCATGCGAGGAGCTGGAGGCTGCTTTGGCCGTCTACCTGGTTCACATGAAGCAGCTCCTGTGGGGCTGCTGGATATGGCTGACCATGCAGTGA
- the lg16h14orf180 gene encoding nutritionally-regulated adipose and cardiac enriched protein homolog isoform X2 — MLNGGREGLFELGQQLQQQGEYQAALHCFLSCLLGLTHVQSFTSLPNCLHQIAELFITEKNYGKALQFIQAEKMFYEVALIELTALQGSPGPQEEATLGSGGWTNPEELSEQASQAQHLERLAQLCIMSKQPHLALEYSGKATKIHQRTFGNDHPITARSLELMATVYAEIGKTEYSDSLGQCVSALSKRFAAAESLRDTVNCLPHSHREKVCEVRHRKDAHLQQEDTPNPKATSGKVPTSILKRPSPYGSDAEINHRRKGERRVRFREPETTVHAYETTPARPHLALFTCLFLLMSFLGVAMYCTDRRRPQRACEELEAALAVYLVHMKQLLWGCWIWLTMQ; from the exons ATGCTGAACGGAGGGAGGGAGGGCCTGTTTGAGCTGGgacagcagctccagcagcagggGGAGTACCAGGCCGCCCTCCACTGCTTCCTCAGCTGTCTTTTGGGACTGACCCATGTACAGAGCTTCACCTCTCTGCCCAACTGCCTGCACCAG ATTGCTGAACTGTTCATCACTGAAAAGAACT ATGGGAAGGCCCTCCAGTTCATCCAGGCTGAAAAGATGTTCTACGAAGTGGCATTGATCGAGCTCACCGCTCTTCAGGGGAGCCCAg GGCCTCAGGAGGAGGCCACCCTGGGCTCTGGAGGATGGACAAACCCAGAGGAGCTTTCAGAGCAGGCCTCTCAAGCGCAACACCTCGAACGGCTGGCTCAGCTCTGCATCATGAGCAAACA ACCACATCTTGCCCTAGAATACAGTGGTAAG GCTACAAAGATTCATCAGAGGACCTTTGGTAACGACCATCCAATAACAGCCAGAAGCCTGGAGCTTATGGCAACCGTCTATGCTGAGATCGGCAAGACTGAATATTCAG ATTCTCTGGGCCAGTGCGTGTCGGCGCTGTCCAAACGCTTCGCTGCTGCAGAGTCCCTCAGAGACACCGTCAACTGTCTTCCTCATTCCCACCGTGAGAAAGTTTGCGAGGTGCGTCACAGAAAAGATGCCCACCTCCAACAGGAAGACACGCCAAATCCTAAG GCAACCAGTGGCAAAGTCCCTACCTCCATTCTAAAGAGGCCAAGTCCCTATGGGTCAGACGCAGAAATTAACCACAGACGGAAGGGCGAGCGCAGGGTTCGATTCAGGGAGCCAGAAACCACTGTACATG CCTATGAGACAACGCCGGCCCGGCCCCATCTTGCCCTGTTCACCTGCCTCTTCCTGCTCATGTCATTCCTCGGCGTTGCGATGTACTGCACCGACCGCAGGCGGCCGCAGAGAGCATGCGAGGAGCTGGAGGCTGCTTTGGCCGTCTACCTGGTTCACATGAAGCAGCTCCTGTGGGGCTGCTGGATATGGCTGACCATGCAGTGA